The window CACCAGCGGATATTGGTCACTCGGCGACCGTGGCTACTCTCCCTTTCAAGGTGGCACCAATATCTACTCCTTCAAAGACGATCTCGACCTGATCCGCGGAAAACACGATATTCACGTCGGCATCGATCTTCGCGCCAATCAGATGAATGTGGGCACAGAAGCCTTTGGATCTGGCTTTCTGCTCCCTGGTGTGACCGGAAATTTCAGCGGAGCAGGTGTAGCCGCTGGCAATCCCATGGCAGACCTGCTGATGGGGATTAGCGGAGGCGCCATCCACGACCAGACATTCAATGGCGCAGTCACCGGCCGCCGCTGGAAGATCGTAAGGCCCTTTGTTGAGGATGACTGGCGGATCACTCCGTCGCTGACCCTCAATCTGGGGCTGGCGTGGGCCATCACAAGTCCGATCACCGAGGTCCATGACCGGATGGCGAACTACATTCCTTCGACCCAAGAGCTTCAGATTGCAGGCCAAAACGGAGTAAGCCGATCGGCGGGTATCGATAGGTTCGGGGGCGCGTACGAACCTCGCGTAGGCTTCGCCTGGAAGGTTCTCGGCAGCGACAAGACAGTGCTTCGCGGCGGCTTCGGCATTTACCACGATTCGGTCTGGAGCCAGGGTGCGCAGGGCCTGTGGCAAAATCCTCCCAACCTCGGCGAGACGGATCAATTCGCCGGTGCTGGCTGCGCCTTTGCGACTTCATTCTGCGCTGCTAACGGCCAGACACCTTCGGGAACCTTCTTTCTCTCCGACGGCTTTCCCATTCCGCCCACGCCGGGAACTGTGGCCAATTTCCAAGGCACGTTCTACTACCAACCGCCCAACTTCCAGCCTGGCAGGGTTCATCAATATAACGTCAACGTAGAACGCCAGCTACCGGGCGATGTTCTGCTCACCGCTGGCTATGCGGGCGCGGTCGCCGGCCACATACTTGTCAGCGGCAATGCCATCAACGTCAACAGCCCCGATGGTTGCGGAACCATACCCAGCTATACGATCGGCTGCCTGCCCGGCGGCGCACCCTACATCTTTCCCTACCCCACCGAGAACTTTAACTCGATCATTCTCTTTGGCGATGTGGGAAAGACCCACTACAACTCGCTGCAGATTAAACGGCAAGCATCATCTATGACCTGCCATTCGGCAAAGGCAAAGCGTTCGGAAGCGACTGGGGTCCTGTGACCGACACGCTTCTCGGCAACTGGCAGGTTACGCTGATTGAAAGGATCTCTTCCGGGTTCCCGGTTCCACTGATCGACAGCAGCAACCAGTCGGGCTCTACCTTCAATGAAGGCGGCAACAGCTTCAACTACAACCGGCCCGACCAGATTGCCGGCTGCGATACGCACGCAGCAAATCACGGCCACTTCCAGTGGATCAATGCTGCTTGCTTCGCCCCACCACCTGCAGGCCAGCTCGGCAATGCCAATCGTGTCCCCGCCACGGGACCCGACTTCGTCAACTCCGACGCGTCACTCATCAAGCAATTTCGCCTGCCCCGTGAGATGGGCTTAAACTTCCGCGCTGAATTCTTCAACCTGTTCAATCATCCGCAATACGGATCGCCAATCGCCGACATCAACTTCAACTCACCGGCCGCGGGCACAGTGTCCCCGTTCTTCGGCTCAGTGAATTCAACCGTGAATAATCCGCGCTTGATACAACTTGCCCTCAAACTAACCTTCTGAGGTTGAGGACGGACATCTAGAAAAGGTGAAGCCTCCGTAGTGGAGGGGGCTTCATCTGTCTGTTCCGCGTGTCATATGACTATTTCCAGTCGTGCGATTCGACTCACAAACCTTACTCGATGAGGCTGGTTGGGGTTATATTTGCTACCATCCGCTTTGTGTGAGTGAGCCCAGTGGCACTGGTCGTCTCATAGCCTTTTTTAAAAGGCGTTTTGTGATCGTGGATTTGTCAGCGGGGCGGGTTAGTCAACAGAAGTACGGGCCCACGTAGAGCGCTCTCGTGAGAGACGAGCCTTGGCTCAGACGTTGAACGCATGGAGGACAGGTTATTGTTATGAGTCGTCTCCCGCGCACTCAGAATACGACGTCTATGTAGCAAAGCTAGAACGGCACGATGACAGCGAATCATTGGTGTGGCCATCCTGCTGCCCAAATGCGATGCGTGATGCTGCTTTACCTTTGCCCGTAGGCTGTGAAAACGTAATCTTTTGTCTTCACTGCCGTGTGGCACGCGAACCCGCACTTGGCGTCGTTCCCCTGCGGCGGCTTGTCACCTAAGTTGCCGAGCCTGAAGTTGCCGGACGCGGCGTCATACTCGAAGACGCCATAACCCCATCCGCCGCTGTCCGCGAACCTCTTGCTGTCCTTCACCATGAAGTCAACGTCATGCTGAACACCTGGCACCGTCGGCGCACCGGGTTCACTCGCATCCACCTTCGCGACCCAATGGACCTTCGCCATCTTCGCCCCATCTGGAAAGGGCTTGCCGTTGCCGGGAATGCCCGCCTTATAGGCGCTGATCATCGCAGGATTTCCGAGGATCGCAGCGACCGCACCTCCGTTATGGCTGATGGCGATCACCGGCCAGCCTTCGTATCCTCTGAACTCAGAGAACGCGAGGCCATTCGGTATTTTGAGGGCGTACTTGTCCTGCGTGGAAGTGACGGATTGTGCCTGGGACGGGACTGCTGTGGGCGCGGAGGTAGCGTTGGGAAGGTTGTGAATGTAATGCGTAAGCTTCCAGGTGTCGTTGTCGGAGATGGTCGACTTCCAGGCTGGCATGCCAGTGAGGCGAACTCCGTTCTGGATGATCCAGAATAGTTCCGCGTCGCTCCAGTGCTGCACGTGGGCTGAGGTCAGGTCCATGGCAGGCGGGGCCATATTGCGCCCGATGTTGGTGTCTCCCCGCGCATCCGCACCGTGGCATTGGGCGCAGGAACCAAGAAAAACTTCCTGGCCCTGGCTTACGACCTCACCCGTCTCAGGCAGCGGGTTCTTCATCTTCCCTGCCTCCAACGGAATGGTGACATCTTTAGCCGCATTGGCGAGGCTGGTTTCCCCCTGGGAGGGATGCTGACCCGCTGTGCAACCTTGAAGCAAAGCGCCTAGCATTGCACCGATCACGCCGAGCATCACTTTGCGTTTTAGCATCACGCTGCGATCAAC is drawn from Edaphobacter lichenicola and contains these coding sequences:
- a CDS encoding cytochrome P460 family protein — encoded protein: MLKRKVMLGVIGAMLGALLQGCTAGQHPSQGETSLANAAKDVTIPLEAGKMKNPLPETGEVVSQGQEVFLGSCAQCHGADARGDTNIGRNMAPPAMDLTSAHVQHWSDAELFWIIQNGVRLTGMPAWKSTISDNDTWKLTHYIHNLPNATSAPTAVPSQAQSVTSTQDKYALKIPNGLAFSEFRGYEGWPVIAISHNGGAVAAILGNPAMISAYKAGIPGNGKPFPDGAKMAKVHWVAKVDASEPGAPTVPGVQHDVDFMVKDSKRFADSGGWGYGVFEYDAASGNFRLGNLGDKPPQGNDAKCGFACHTAVKTKDYVFTAYGQR